Proteins encoded within one genomic window of Ctenopharyngodon idella isolate HZGC_01 chromosome 6, HZGC01, whole genome shotgun sequence:
- the edem1 gene encoding ER degradation-enhancing alpha-mannosidase-like protein 1 isoform X2, with product MQWRSIVVGLLVLRVLLNCAVWLVFGLGPSWGFDFPIKFTFNLHKIELLNDGERATVKTNAWPQHMYDHRNPQAKTCSKINGNSPKKSYLSFFQEGRDEYDRKYSSFPDALKVKMRGMARDMFYFGYDNYMKFAFPEDELNPIACEGRGPDVLNPSNININDVLGNYSLTLIDALDTLLVLGNVTEFHRAVKLVIETVSFDKDSTVQVFEANIRILGSLISAHILLTDPRHPFGDIGLKDYDNELLHLAHDLAVRLLPAFENTSTGIPYPRVNLKKGVPPDSINETCTAGAGSLLVEFGILSRLIGDSTFEWVARRAVKALWNLRSNETGLLGNVVNIQTGQWVGKQSGLGAGMDSFYEYLLKSYILFGEKEDYRMFSAAYESIQSHLRRGREACNEGEGDPPLYVNVNMFNGQIMNTWIDSLQAFFPGLQVLNGDIENAICLHAFYYAIWKRFGALPERYNWQLQAPDVLFYPLRPELVESTYLLYQATKNPFYLHVGMDILESLEKNTKVRCGYATLHHVVDKSKEDRMESFFLSETCKYLFLLFDEDNPLHKSENKYIFTTEGHVVPIDQRFREKSWEEQFPCEEPNKEPPANISNVTLFSVPEVEVL from the exons ATGCAATGGAGGTCAATAGTCGTGGGTCTTCTTGTTTTGAGAGTGCTGCTGAATTGCGCGGTGTGGCTAGTGTTTGGACTGGGACCCAGCTGGGGCTTTGACTTCCCCATTAAATTCACGTTCAACTTGCATAAAATTGAACTTCTCAATGATGGCGAGAGAGCTACCGTCAAAACTAACGCCTGGCCACAGCATATGTACGACCACAGAAACCCTCAAGCAAAGACCTGCTCCAAGATTAATGGGAATTCACCAAAGAAATCCTACCTCAGCTTCTTTCAGGAGGGCAGAGATGAATATGACCGAAAGTACAGCTCCTTCCCTGACGCGCTGAAAGTGAAGATGAGGGGAATGGCGCGAGACATGTTTTATTTCGGATATGATAACTACATGAAGTTTGCCTTTCCAGAGGATGAACTGAACCCTATAGCTTGTGAAGGTCGAGGGCCTGACGTGCTCAATCC GTCAAATATCAACATCAATGATGTCCTTGGAAACTACTCTTTAACACTCATCGATGCTCTTGATACGCTGTTG GTGCTTGGAAATGTGACAGAGTTCCATCGAGCTGTTAAGCTGGTGATTGAGACAGTCTCTTTTGATAAGGACTCCACTGTTCAAGTCTTTGAGGCCAACATTAG AATCCTTGGCAGTTTGATCTCGGCCCATATTCTGCTGACTGACCCACGACATCCATTTGGGGACATAGGGCTGAAGGACTATGACAATGAGCTGCTGCACCTGGCACATGACCTAGCTGTTCGACTGCTACCTGCCTTTGAGAACACTAGCACAGGCATCCCCTATCCCAGG GTGAATTTAAAGAAAGGTGTCCCTCCTGACAGCATTAATGAGACGTGTACGGCAGGGGCGGGCTCTCTGCTTGTGGAGTTTGGCATTCTTAGCCGTCTGATTGGCGACTCTACATTTGAGTGGGTCGCCCGGCGGGCTGTTAAAGCTCTGTGGAACTTAAGAAGCAATGAAACTGGGCTGTTGG GGAATGTGGTGAACATTCAGACTGGTCAGTGGGTGGGGAAGCAGAGCGGTCTTGGTGCTGGCATGGACTCATTCTATGAGTACCTCCTCAAGTCTTACATCTTATTTGGAGAGAAAGAAGATTACAGGATGTTCTCTGCAGCTTACGAGAGCATTCAGAGTCACCTGAGAAGAGG AAGAGAGGCTTGTAATGAAGGAGAGGGCGACCCACCTCtctatgtgaatgtgaacatgttTAATGGACAGATCATGAACACATGGATTGACTCTCTGCAGGCATTCTTCCCTGGGCTACAG GTTTTGAATGGAGATATTGAAAACGCCATTTGCCTTCATGCCTTCTACTATGCAATCTGGAAGCGTTTCGGGGCTCTTCCTGAGAGATACAACTGGCAGCTTCAGGCCCCAGATGTCCTCTTCtaccctttaagacctgaacTAGTGGAATCCACATACCTGCTCTATCAG GCAACCAAGAATCCTTTTTATCTTCATGTTGGGATGGACATTCTTGAAAGCCTCGAAAAAAATACTAAAGTCAG GTGTGGTTATGCCACTCTCCATCATGTGGTGGATAAGTCCAAAGAAGATCGCATGGAGAGTTTCTTCCTCAGCGAAACCTGCAAATACCTTTTTTTG CTCTTTGATGAAGACAACCCGCTGCACAAGTCTGAGAATAAGTACATCTTCACTACAGAAGGCCATGTAGTGCCGATAGATCAACGCTTCAGAGAGAAAAGTTGGGAAGAGCAATTCCCATGTGAAGAGCCCAACAAAGAGCCCCCAGCCAACATAAGCAAC GTGACTTTGTTTAGTGTACCTGAAGTTGAGGTCCTTTAA
- the edem1 gene encoding ER degradation-enhancing alpha-mannosidase-like protein 1 isoform X3, producing the protein MQWRSIVVGLLVLRVLLNCAVWLVFGLGPSWGFDFPIKFTFNLHKIELLNDGERATVKTNAWPQHMYDHRNPQAKTCSKINGNSPKKSYLSFFQEGRDEYDRKYSSFPDALKVKMRGMARDMFYFGYDNYMKFAFPEDELNPIACEGRGPDVLNPSNININDVLGNYSLTLIDALDTLLVLGNVTEFHRAVKLVIETVSFDKDSTVQVFEANIRILGSLISAHILLTDPRHPFGDIGLKDYDNELLHLAHDLAVRLLPAFENTSTGIPYPRVNLKKGVPPDSINETCTAGAGSLLVEFGILSRLIGDSTFEWVARRAVKALWNLRSNETGLLGNVVNIQTGQWVGKQSGLGAGMDSFYEYLLKSYILFGEKEDYRMFSAAYESIQSHLRRGREACNEGEGDPPLYVNVNMFNGQIMNTWIDSLQAFFPGLQVLNGDIENAICLHAFYYAIWKRFGALPERYNWQLQAPDVLFYPLRPELVESTYLLYQATKNPFYLHVGMDILESLEKNTKVRCGYATLHHVVDKSKEDRMESFFLSETCKYLFLLFDEDNPLHKSENKYIFTTEGHVVPIDQRFREKSWEEQFPCEEPNKEPPANISNSR; encoded by the exons ATGCAATGGAGGTCAATAGTCGTGGGTCTTCTTGTTTTGAGAGTGCTGCTGAATTGCGCGGTGTGGCTAGTGTTTGGACTGGGACCCAGCTGGGGCTTTGACTTCCCCATTAAATTCACGTTCAACTTGCATAAAATTGAACTTCTCAATGATGGCGAGAGAGCTACCGTCAAAACTAACGCCTGGCCACAGCATATGTACGACCACAGAAACCCTCAAGCAAAGACCTGCTCCAAGATTAATGGGAATTCACCAAAGAAATCCTACCTCAGCTTCTTTCAGGAGGGCAGAGATGAATATGACCGAAAGTACAGCTCCTTCCCTGACGCGCTGAAAGTGAAGATGAGGGGAATGGCGCGAGACATGTTTTATTTCGGATATGATAACTACATGAAGTTTGCCTTTCCAGAGGATGAACTGAACCCTATAGCTTGTGAAGGTCGAGGGCCTGACGTGCTCAATCC GTCAAATATCAACATCAATGATGTCCTTGGAAACTACTCTTTAACACTCATCGATGCTCTTGATACGCTGTTG GTGCTTGGAAATGTGACAGAGTTCCATCGAGCTGTTAAGCTGGTGATTGAGACAGTCTCTTTTGATAAGGACTCCACTGTTCAAGTCTTTGAGGCCAACATTAG AATCCTTGGCAGTTTGATCTCGGCCCATATTCTGCTGACTGACCCACGACATCCATTTGGGGACATAGGGCTGAAGGACTATGACAATGAGCTGCTGCACCTGGCACATGACCTAGCTGTTCGACTGCTACCTGCCTTTGAGAACACTAGCACAGGCATCCCCTATCCCAGG GTGAATTTAAAGAAAGGTGTCCCTCCTGACAGCATTAATGAGACGTGTACGGCAGGGGCGGGCTCTCTGCTTGTGGAGTTTGGCATTCTTAGCCGTCTGATTGGCGACTCTACATTTGAGTGGGTCGCCCGGCGGGCTGTTAAAGCTCTGTGGAACTTAAGAAGCAATGAAACTGGGCTGTTGG GGAATGTGGTGAACATTCAGACTGGTCAGTGGGTGGGGAAGCAGAGCGGTCTTGGTGCTGGCATGGACTCATTCTATGAGTACCTCCTCAAGTCTTACATCTTATTTGGAGAGAAAGAAGATTACAGGATGTTCTCTGCAGCTTACGAGAGCATTCAGAGTCACCTGAGAAGAGG AAGAGAGGCTTGTAATGAAGGAGAGGGCGACCCACCTCtctatgtgaatgtgaacatgttTAATGGACAGATCATGAACACATGGATTGACTCTCTGCAGGCATTCTTCCCTGGGCTACAG GTTTTGAATGGAGATATTGAAAACGCCATTTGCCTTCATGCCTTCTACTATGCAATCTGGAAGCGTTTCGGGGCTCTTCCTGAGAGATACAACTGGCAGCTTCAGGCCCCAGATGTCCTCTTCtaccctttaagacctgaacTAGTGGAATCCACATACCTGCTCTATCAG GCAACCAAGAATCCTTTTTATCTTCATGTTGGGATGGACATTCTTGAAAGCCTCGAAAAAAATACTAAAGTCAG GTGTGGTTATGCCACTCTCCATCATGTGGTGGATAAGTCCAAAGAAGATCGCATGGAGAGTTTCTTCCTCAGCGAAACCTGCAAATACCTTTTTTTG CTCTTTGATGAAGACAACCCGCTGCACAAGTCTGAGAATAAGTACATCTTCACTACAGAAGGCCATGTAGTGCCGATAGATCAACGCTTCAGAGAGAAAAGTTGGGAAGAGCAATTCCCATGTGAAGAGCCCAACAAAGAGCCCCCAGCCAACATAAGCAAC AGTCGTTGA
- the edem1 gene encoding ER degradation-enhancing alpha-mannosidase-like protein 1 isoform X1: protein MQWRSIVVGLLVLRVLLNCAVWLVFGLGPSWGFDFPIKFTFNLHKIELLNDGERATVKTNAWPQHMYDHRNPQAKTCSKINGNSPKKSYLSFFQEGRDEYDRKYSSFPDALKVKMRGMARDMFYFGYDNYMKFAFPEDELNPIACEGRGPDVLNPSNININDVLGNYSLTLIDALDTLLVLGNVTEFHRAVKLVIETVSFDKDSTVQVFEANIRILGSLISAHILLTDPRHPFGDIGLKDYDNELLHLAHDLAVRLLPAFENTSTGIPYPRVNLKKGVPPDSINETCTAGAGSLLVEFGILSRLIGDSTFEWVARRAVKALWNLRSNETGLLGNVVNIQTGQWVGKQSGLGAGMDSFYEYLLKSYILFGEKEDYRMFSAAYESIQSHLRRGREACNEGEGDPPLYVNVNMFNGQIMNTWIDSLQAFFPGLQVLNGDIENAICLHAFYYAIWKRFGALPERYNWQLQAPDVLFYPLRPELVESTYLLYQATKNPFYLHVGMDILESLEKNTKVRCGYATLHHVVDKSKEDRMESFFLSETCKYLFLLFDEDNPLHKSENKYIFTTEGHVVPIDQRFREKSWEEQFPCEEPNKEPPANISNCERIPEERRYGLPLKSIYMRQIDHMVGLS, encoded by the exons ATGCAATGGAGGTCAATAGTCGTGGGTCTTCTTGTTTTGAGAGTGCTGCTGAATTGCGCGGTGTGGCTAGTGTTTGGACTGGGACCCAGCTGGGGCTTTGACTTCCCCATTAAATTCACGTTCAACTTGCATAAAATTGAACTTCTCAATGATGGCGAGAGAGCTACCGTCAAAACTAACGCCTGGCCACAGCATATGTACGACCACAGAAACCCTCAAGCAAAGACCTGCTCCAAGATTAATGGGAATTCACCAAAGAAATCCTACCTCAGCTTCTTTCAGGAGGGCAGAGATGAATATGACCGAAAGTACAGCTCCTTCCCTGACGCGCTGAAAGTGAAGATGAGGGGAATGGCGCGAGACATGTTTTATTTCGGATATGATAACTACATGAAGTTTGCCTTTCCAGAGGATGAACTGAACCCTATAGCTTGTGAAGGTCGAGGGCCTGACGTGCTCAATCC GTCAAATATCAACATCAATGATGTCCTTGGAAACTACTCTTTAACACTCATCGATGCTCTTGATACGCTGTTG GTGCTTGGAAATGTGACAGAGTTCCATCGAGCTGTTAAGCTGGTGATTGAGACAGTCTCTTTTGATAAGGACTCCACTGTTCAAGTCTTTGAGGCCAACATTAG AATCCTTGGCAGTTTGATCTCGGCCCATATTCTGCTGACTGACCCACGACATCCATTTGGGGACATAGGGCTGAAGGACTATGACAATGAGCTGCTGCACCTGGCACATGACCTAGCTGTTCGACTGCTACCTGCCTTTGAGAACACTAGCACAGGCATCCCCTATCCCAGG GTGAATTTAAAGAAAGGTGTCCCTCCTGACAGCATTAATGAGACGTGTACGGCAGGGGCGGGCTCTCTGCTTGTGGAGTTTGGCATTCTTAGCCGTCTGATTGGCGACTCTACATTTGAGTGGGTCGCCCGGCGGGCTGTTAAAGCTCTGTGGAACTTAAGAAGCAATGAAACTGGGCTGTTGG GGAATGTGGTGAACATTCAGACTGGTCAGTGGGTGGGGAAGCAGAGCGGTCTTGGTGCTGGCATGGACTCATTCTATGAGTACCTCCTCAAGTCTTACATCTTATTTGGAGAGAAAGAAGATTACAGGATGTTCTCTGCAGCTTACGAGAGCATTCAGAGTCACCTGAGAAGAGG AAGAGAGGCTTGTAATGAAGGAGAGGGCGACCCACCTCtctatgtgaatgtgaacatgttTAATGGACAGATCATGAACACATGGATTGACTCTCTGCAGGCATTCTTCCCTGGGCTACAG GTTTTGAATGGAGATATTGAAAACGCCATTTGCCTTCATGCCTTCTACTATGCAATCTGGAAGCGTTTCGGGGCTCTTCCTGAGAGATACAACTGGCAGCTTCAGGCCCCAGATGTCCTCTTCtaccctttaagacctgaacTAGTGGAATCCACATACCTGCTCTATCAG GCAACCAAGAATCCTTTTTATCTTCATGTTGGGATGGACATTCTTGAAAGCCTCGAAAAAAATACTAAAGTCAG GTGTGGTTATGCCACTCTCCATCATGTGGTGGATAAGTCCAAAGAAGATCGCATGGAGAGTTTCTTCCTCAGCGAAACCTGCAAATACCTTTTTTTG CTCTTTGATGAAGACAACCCGCTGCACAAGTCTGAGAATAAGTACATCTTCACTACAGAAGGCCATGTAGTGCCGATAGATCAACGCTTCAGAGAGAAAAGTTGGGAAGAGCAATTCCCATGTGAAGAGCCCAACAAAGAGCCCCCAGCCAACATAAGCAAC TGTGAAAGGATTCCTGAAGAGAGACGTTATGGCCTTCCTCTAAAGAGCATATACATGAGGCAAATAGACCACATGGTGGGGCTGTCCTGA
- the gnat1 gene encoding guanine nucleotide-binding protein G(t) subunit alpha-1 — protein sequence MGAGASAEEKHSKELEKKLKEDADKDARTVKLLLLGAGESGKSTIVKQMKIIHKDGYSVEECMEFIIIIYSNTLQSILAIVRAMTTLNISYGDASAQDDGRRLMHLADTIEEGSMPKELSDIILRLWKDSGIQACFERASEYQLNDSAGYYLSDLERLIQPGYVPTEQDVLRSRVKTTGIIETQFGLKDLNFRMFDVGGQRSERKKWIHCFEGVTCIIFIAALSAYDMVLVEDDEVNRMHESLHLFNSICNHRYFATTSIVLFLNKKDVFLEKIKKAHLSMCFPDYDGPNTFEDAGNYIKVQFLDLNLRRDIKEIYSHMTCATDTENVKFVFDAVTDIIIKENLKDCGLF from the exons ATGGGGGCCGGGGCGAGCGCAGAGGAGAAGCACTCCAAGGAGCTAGAGAAGAAGCTGAAAGAGGACGCCGACAAAGATGCCAGGACCGTCAAACTTCTGCTGCTAG GTGCTGGTGAGTCGGGGAAAAGCACAATTGTCAAACAGATGAA AATTATTCACAAAGATGGTTACTCCGTTGAAGAGTGTATGGAGttcattatcatcatctacagcaACACCCTGCAGTCTATCCTGGCCATTGTGAGGGCCATGACCACACTCAACATTTCCTATGGAGATGCTTCTGCACAG GATGATGGAAGGAGGCTGATGCACTTAGCGGACACCATCGAGGAAGGCTCCATGCCCAAGGAGCTGTCAGACATCATCCTCAGGTTGTGGAAGGACTCGGGTATCCAAGCGTGCTTTGAAAGGGCCTCCGAATACCAGCTCAACGACTCTGCCGGATA CTATCTGAGTGACCTGGAGAGATTGATCCAACCTGGCTATGTCCCTACTGAACAGGACGTCCTGCGATCAAGAGTGAAGACCACCGGTATCATCGAGACCCAGTTCGGCTTAAAGGACCTCAACTTCAG GATGTTTGATGTGGGCGGTCAGCGCTCAGAGAGGAAGAAGTGGATCCATTGCTTTGAAGGTGTGACCTGTATCATCTTCATCGCTGCATTGAGCGCATACGACATGGTGCTGGTGGAGGATGATGAAGTg AACCGAATGCATGAGAGTCTCCACCTGTTCAACAGCATCTGTAACCACCGTTACTTTGCCACCACATCCATTGTGCTCTTCCTCAACAAGAAGGATGTCTTCTTGGAGAAGATCAAGAAAGCTCATCTGAGCATGTGCTTCCCTGATTATGATG GTCCCAACACCTTTGAGGATGCTGGTAACTACATCAAGGTGCAGTTCTTAGATCTGAACTTGCGACGAGACATCAAAGAAATCTACTCCCACATGACCTGTGCCACAGACACAGAGAACGTCAAGTTTGTGTTTGATGCCGTAACAGACATTATCATCAAAGAAAATCTCAAAGACTGCGGTCTCTTCTAA